Proteins encoded within one genomic window of Patescibacteria group bacterium:
- the alr gene encoding alanine racemase encodes MNSYLEIDKQNLLHNISQFRTILPVNTAIAAVVKSNAYGHGLESVATAIQSKVDWFCVVNLNEALTLRRIKIKKPILVLSYYFEKIDLAIKNNISLVVYDISQAKNISAQAKKIKKIAKIHFKVDTGTSRLGIGETEALKLIKQIIKLPNVKIEGIFSHFAASEENQKYTDWQLEKFNALIKKLDKEKITIPIKHFACSAAAMVRTDSAFNMIRLGIGLYGLWPSKQAKKITRKIHPRFSLKPVLTWKTKVIAIKSLPGGTCVGYGCTFKSRKKTKIAVLPVGYYEGYDRHLSNKGEVLINGRRCPVRGRICMNLCIIDITNVKNVKVGDEATLIGDKITADSLAEKIGTINYEVVTRINPLLPRTLK; translated from the coding sequence ATGAACTCCTATCTTGAAATAGACAAACAAAATCTACTACATAATATCAGCCAATTTCGCACTATATTGCCGGTCAACACAGCGATAGCGGCTGTGGTGAAAAGCAACGCCTATGGTCACGGTCTAGAGTCGGTGGCGACAGCGATTCAATCCAAAGTCGATTGGTTTTGCGTGGTAAATCTAAATGAAGCATTGACATTAAGACGCATCAAGATCAAAAAGCCTATTTTGGTGCTTTCTTATTATTTTGAGAAAATCGATTTGGCAATAAAAAATAATATTAGTTTAGTAGTTTATGATATTTCCCAGGCAAAAAATATTTCAGCCCAAGCAAAAAAAATAAAAAAAATTGCCAAAATTCATTTTAAAGTTGATACCGGCACTTCACGCCTAGGAATAGGGGAGACTGAGGCCTTAAAGCTGATAAAACAAATAATTAAACTACCTAACGTAAAAATTGAAGGAATTTTTTCCCACTTTGCCGCATCGGAAGAAAATCAAAAATATACTGACTGGCAGCTAGAAAAATTTAACGCTTTGATCAAAAAATTAGACAAGGAAAAAATTACTATCCCGATCAAACATTTTGCTTGCAGTGCCGCAGCGATGGTGCGCACCGACAGCGCTTTTAACATGATCCGCCTTGGCATCGGTCTCTATGGTCTTTGGCCTAGCAAACAAGCAAAAAAAATAACCCGTAAAATCCATCCTCGTTTCAGTCTCAAACCAGTTCTTACCTGGAAAACAAAAGTGATTGCCATAAAATCTTTACCGGGCGGCACTTGTGTTGGCTACGGCTGTACTTTTAAATCTCGCAAAAAAACTAAAATTGCCGTGCTACCAGTTGGCTACTACGAAGGCTACGACCGCCATCTATCAAACAAAGGTGAAGTGCTAATAAACGGTAGGCGTTGTCCAGTTCGCGGTCGCATCTGTATGAATCTCTGCATAATTGATATAACAAATGTCAAAAATGTTAAAGTCGGTGACGAGGCAACTCTAATTGGTGATAAAATCACCGCCGACAGTCTAGCCGAAAAAATCGGCACGATTAATTACGAAGTGGTAACTAGAATCAACCCATTACTACCCAGAACGCTCAAAT
- the cyaB gene encoding class IV adenylate cyclase produces MNIEVEIKISTPNLNATREIVRQKGSLVRAIRQIDEYYIPIQRDFFAQKPFPVEWLRIRHNPDKTIFEYDRSINKRKNGAQEYAEEYETEISNPDEFKKILGFLDFKHVITVDKQREYWLCGDLEIALDSVKDLGDFIEVEAKGNFESSSAAKTACLNFLSELGTSQFEEINKGYPVLLLEKRQK; encoded by the coding sequence ATGAATATCGAGGTAGAAATAAAAATATCTACACCAAATCTTAACGCTACCAGAGAAATTGTTAGACAAAAAGGTAGTCTTGTTAGAGCGATTCGTCAAATTGATGAATACTATATCCCAATACAACGAGATTTTTTCGCACAAAAACCTTTTCCTGTTGAATGGCTGCGTATCCGGCACAATCCAGACAAAACAATTTTTGAATATGACCGTTCGATCAATAAAAGAAAAAATGGTGCTCAAGAATACGCCGAAGAATATGAAACTGAAATTTCCAACCCAGATGAATTCAAAAAAATACTTGGCTTCCTAGACTTTAAGCACGTTATCACTGTCGATAAACAAAGAGAATACTGGCTGTGTGGCGACCTAGAGATTGCTTTAGACAGCGTGAAAGATCTAGGAGACTTTATTGAAGTTGAAGCTAAAGGAAATTTCGAAAGTAGCAGTGCGGCAAAAACTGCTTGCTTAAATTTCTTATCAGAACTAGGCACAAGTCAGTTTGAAGAAATAAACAAAGGCTATCCGGTTTTATTACTAGAAAAACGGCAAAAATAA